A window from Manis javanica isolate MJ-LG chromosome 10, MJ_LKY, whole genome shotgun sequence encodes these proteins:
- the LOC108404143 gene encoding olfactory receptor 8S1-like, whose translation MRNHSAVSEFILLGLSADPQIQALLFGLFLVIYLLTLMGNLTMLLVIKIDSHLHIPMYFFLGQLSFLDLCHSSVTVPKLLESLLSEKKTISVEGCLAQVFFVFATGGTESCLLTVMAYDRYVAISNPLLYGQVMNRQLCMGLVWSSWGLAFLDAFINILVALNLDFCEAQNIHHFSCELPSLYPLSCSDVSASFTALLCSSLLHFLGNFLLIFFSYIRILFTILSISSTTGRSKAFSTCSSHLTAVSFFYGSGLLRYLMPNSGSTQELIFSLQYSVVTPMLNPLIYSLKNKEVKAAVRRMLRNCF comes from the coding sequence ATGAGAAACCATAGTGCAGTCTCTGAGTTCATCCTCCTGGGGCTCTCTGCTGACCCCCAAATCCAGGCTCTGCTCTTTGGGCTGTTCCTTGTTATTTACCTCCTGACCCTAATGGGGAACCTGACGATGCTGCTGGTAATCAAGATTGATTCCCACCTCCACatccccatgtactttttcctgggACAGTTGTCCTTCCTAGATCTCTGCCACTCCTCTGTCACTGTGCCCAAGCTGCTGGAGAGCCTCCTGTCTGAGAAGAAAACCATCTCAGTAGAGGGCTGTCTGGCTCAGGTCTTCTTCGTGTTTGCCACTGGGGGCACTGAATCCTGCCTACTCACTgtcatggcctatgaccgctatgtagCCATCAGCAACCCTCTGCTCTATGGCCAGGTGATGAACAGACAGCTGTGTATGGGGCTGGTGTGGAGCTCCTGGGGCCTAGCTTTTCTGGATGCTTTCATCAATATCCTTGTAGCTCTCAATTTAGACTTCTGTGAAGCTCAAAATATCCACCACTTCAGCTGTGAGCTGCCCTCTCTTTACCCTCTGTCTTGCTCTGATGTGTCTGCAAGTTTTACGGCcctgctctgctccagcctcctgcATTTCCTGGGGAATTTCCTCCTGATATTTTTCTCCTACATTCGCATCTTGTTCACCATCCTGAGCATCAGCTCCACCACGGGCAGaagcaaggccttctccacctgttcCTCCCACCTCACTGCAGTGAGCTTCTTCTATGGCTCAGGATTACTCCGCTATCTCATGCCAAATTCAGGATCCACTCAAGAATTAATCTTCTCCTTGCAGTACAGTGTGGTCACTCCCATGCTGAATCCCCTCATCTACAGCCTGAAGAACAAGGAGGTGAAGGCAGCTGTGAGAAGAATGTTGAGAAATTGTTTCTAA